The stretch of DNA GACAGCGCTCATACAATAGCACTAAAAGCTGAGCTTCTGCTTCTTGTtggaattgtccgttccaccttaaaaatggtGCGGCAGCTCCGTTCAGTTGCGCATGGACGGATTTCAGGATCGCCTTACGCTctgctgcagaatttaaggtggaacggaattTCGATAAGGAGGCTGGGCGACTAGGCGCTGACATTAGCCTCGTAAAAATATCAGGCCATTAAATGAACGACGCGCGTTTCTGAGGGTGGATTTAACCCCATTTAACCCCATGTTAATACTGGggattaataaaatatacaagGAGGATATTTCGACCCCCAGCTGTGAGAAATGGCAGCTGTGAGCTCTTCAGAGCCGCTGTGTCTCCCGTGTGGGTACAGTTCCAGCTTTAAAGGTAGGAGAGCTTGTGTATCATTTGTCCTAGCGGGGGCTGTATCGCTTTAAATAGCGTTTTAACGTTAAACTGTAGTCGCATTTGTTTATATGCAGTTGAGCTGTACGTGAAAAAGCCCCTGATGCTCATCCAGCTGAGCCCTGAGCAGGTAGCACTGGAGATGCTGAGCCTGTGCAGCCAGCTGGACCTTCTCATCAGGGCTCAGGTCCATCAGGTAATCCATCTGTATCATTCTGAATAAAGATatgaacagctctggaaaagaaatacatctctgaaggattttaatcattataattcacagtaaagtttatagttggagagtggggacaggtagtAAATGcaatttttcagtgttctaagtaacatagttttcatttaattacatatttacttttGTAATCAGGCCAATGTACAAGACAccatgattaataataaaatgtattttaaagttcttttgtgtgcacatttatacatgtaattttctaTGGActgaaatggcacccattcagtggaatggtcCTTATGTTATTTTCTATTATATGCACAATGGTCAAACACTAATAAAGCTTAATTAGTCCTCCACAGAAGGGGGGTGTTGGCGATTTTTTTTCCATAGACCTGTTTTATGAAATAGTTTTAGACCTACATTATGAAATACTGACAAAAATAATATGGGAGACACTTTTGTGACACAAATAAAAGAGGTTGTTCTTGTATGACCTAAAGATGTCTTTCTCAACCACTCTGCCATATGTACTTATATGTTCCATCACCCAAATAGAGAAGTGCTTCTCATTGGTTGTTTGAGCAGTTCTCTCAACCAATGAGAGGAGCTAACAGCTAACACATTGTTATGATATGCCTCTCaatgacagaataaaaaaaacaaatatgctaTATTGCTGTATGCTAAACAGAGAAGATTGCATAAATACAGAGGGCCTATCATAAATGTCCCATAATGCCCCTGCAGGAAACAAATTCAACAACAGTCTGTAGTCTAAATGCTTTAAGCaacatttgtttttattacttGACATTGTGCAATTCCCCTTCAATTAAGTTAAATTCACTAATTAGCTGTGTATCTGTCTCTTTGTTCATTTGTCAGTTTCAGGGGCAGCTTAAGCAAGACACAAGCCCTGAAGAATCTGAATCTTTCCAAAAACAAGGTAACGTTCAGACAATTTGCCATATCAAACATGCTACTATAGTAGTTCATGATAGTATAGCAATTTGTATTGACATGCATGACTAACTACAAATGTGCTGCATGTATTTTTTCCATACATACAGGAGCTGAGATTATAGATCAGATGAACCAGTGCCTCGAACACCTGCCTAAACCCGCACCACTGCTAGAGGTAACTGTTCTGGTTGCATAAATATtgttttgaacatgtattttaactttgaaaagaataatttagattcttctTCTCTTTTAACTAGGATTACTTGGACATCGCCGGGTTGTCTGTTATGTTTCCTCGAGTAGAAGTTTACATTATCCACGGCAGCCCTGTAGATATGCTGGAGCTACCACCTCTGGATGGTGAGGTCCTACAACAATGATAGATCTACAGCTAAAGGCTACAGCTAATTAAACCTAAATGGGGTGTTAGATTTGGGTTTGAGTTTGGAGACCACTGATTACTGAGCCGAAAGGAAAAATGCCAGTTATAATGTATTGATATCATGTATGCAGGGTATTTCCCTCACCTTGGGAAGCTGAACCAGTTGGTGGTTCTGAGTCAGCAGCTAGAAGACGATGTAAAGCACCTAGGGAGCCACAAGTACATCGCTCATCAGCTTGCAGTTATATATGTGAGTTTGCCATATCCACAGAGAATGACTgtgattttttattgttttgtcacacttttaaaaaacagcaaatgcAGCCAAAAACAACCAGTACGATCAAATTAATTACATCTTCAACACTATTAAGAAAAAGAGGAGAACTTGTTTAATGAGCAGGTGTctataaacttaaaaaaaggtAGAAGtgcatacttttttaaaatatatttgcttTGTTTTACAGCAAGTGATAAACTCTCTCAGTGACACATTACCACTGATCACTATAAAGAGGGATATTGAGGCCAACTTTAAGAAGATGAAGATGTCTTTAGTGACAGAGGAGGGGTCCAAGCAAGAGCCGCAGTTGTCAGCCCAGTACATCAACTGGTATGTGTTTGATGGTATTCACATAGTTGGTAAATTAATGGTTTATTTTTGATGAAGAAA from Astyanax mexicanus isolate ESR-SI-001 chromosome 11, AstMex3_surface, whole genome shotgun sequence encodes:
- the si:ch211-218d20.15 gene encoding uncharacterized protein si:ch211-218d20.15 — its product is MAAVSSSEPLCLPCGYSSSFKVELYVKKPLMLIQLSPEQVALEMLSLCSQLDLLIRAQVHQFQGQLKQDTSPEESESFQKQGAEIIDQMNQCLEHLPKPAPLLEDYLDIAGLSVMFPRVEVYIIHGSPVDMLELPPLDGYFPHLGKLNQLVVLSQQLEDDVKHLGSHKYIAHQLAVIYQVINSLSDTLPLITIKRDIEANFKKMKMSLVTEEGSKQEPQLSAQYINWISQLTHNIISTVSSLTEEVSEELSPVMSFVSKWS